The following coding sequences lie in one Notolabrus celidotus isolate fNotCel1 chromosome 6, fNotCel1.pri, whole genome shotgun sequence genomic window:
- the rapsn gene encoding 43 kDa receptor-associated protein of the synapse, producing MNIFMRRLAPEMGQDQTKQQIEKGLRLYQSNQTDKALHVWTKVLEKTSDPGGKFRVLGCLITAHSEMGKYKDMLKYALDQIDTAREMEDPDYLTEGYLNLARSNEKLCDFQKTVSYCKTCLNMQGTTVSLQLNGQVCLSMGNAFLGLSVFQKALESYEKALRYAHNNDDKMLECRVCCSLGNIYVQLKDYEKALFFPCKAAELVNDYGKGWSLKYRAMSQYHMSVAYRKLERLPDAMECCEESMKIALQHGDRPLQALCLLNFADIHRCRRDVDKAFPRYESALAIITEIGNRLGQTQVYLGVAKCWLQQKEFDKALDSLQRAQELADGMGNKLCTLKVHCLCEGIYRSRGQQEELREQVVKFLQCVEELELYCGMCGESIGDRDQKLQALPCSHIFHLKCLQTNGTKGCPKCFKSSMKPGFV from the exons atgaatatttttatgaggCGCCTAGCACCAGAGATGGGCCAGGACCAAACCAAGCAGCAGATAGAGAAGGGCCTGAGGTTGTACCAGTCCAACCAGACGGACAAAGCTCTGCATGTCTGGACAAAAGTGCTGGAGAAAACCTCTGATCCTGGAGGGAAGTTTCGGGTGTTGGGGTGTCTGATCACAGCTCACTCAGAAATGGGAAAATATAAAGATATGCTCAAG TACGCCCTGGATCAGATAGACACAGCCAGGGAAATGGAAGACCCAGACTACCTGACAGAGGGCTACCTGAACTTGGCACGCAGCAATGAGAAGCTATGCGACTTTCAGAAAACAGTGTCCTACTGTAAGACCTGCTTAAACATGCAAGGTACCACCGTCAGCCTGCAGCTCAATGGCCAGGTGTGTCTCAGTATGGGCAACGCCTTCCTGGGCCTCAGTGTTTTCCAGAAAGCTCTGGAAAGCTACGAGAAGGCCCTGCGCTATGCACACAACAACGACGACAAGATGCTCGAGTGCAGAGTCTGCTGCAGTCTGGGGAACATCTACGTTCAACTTAAG GACTATGAGAAGGCCCTGTTCTTTCCCTGCAAAGCAGCTGAGCTCGTCAATGACTACGGCAAAGGTTGGAGCCTCAAGTATCGAGCCATGAGCCAGTACCACATGTCTGTAGCCTACAGGAAACTAGAGCGCCTGCCAGACGCCATGGAGTGCTGTGAG GAATCTATGAAGATTGCTCTGCAGCACGGTGACCGTCCTCTGCAGGCTTTGTGCTTACTGAACTTTGCAGACATACACCGCTGCAGGCGAGACGTTGAT AAAGCATTCCCTCGATATGAGTCTGCTCTGGCTATCATTACTGAGATTGGAAATCGTCTTGGACAAACACAAGTCTACCTGGGAGTTGCAAAGTGTTGGCTTCAGCAGAAGGAATTTGACAAG GCTCTCGATTCCCTGCAGCGAGCACAGGAATTGGCAGATGGAATGGGAAACAAG CTGTGCACGCTGAAGGTCCACTGCCTGTGTGAAGGGATTTATCGGAGCCGGGGGCAGcaggaggagctcagagagcAGGTGGTGAAGTTCTTGCAGTGTgtggaggagctggagctgtACTGCGGCATGTGTGGAGAGTCCATCGGGGACAGGGACCAAAAACTGCAGGCCTTACCCTGTTCCCACATCTTCCATCTCAA
- the kbtbd4 gene encoding kelch repeat and BTB domain-containing protein 4, with amino-acid sequence MDSSEDGGLSVGGSVGEENYFLGYTFTDRSHSSRVVKSIMDLCLEDGLFADVTITVDSKEFHLHRLVLSAQSSFFRSMFTSNLKESHNRSIELKDVGATVFQLLVDYIYHGTIKLRVDDLQDTYEMADMYQLTALFEECSRFLSRTVEVKNCLQVMWLADRHSDQELYTAAKHCAKIHLTQLHQTEEFQNLPLCLLLDIIKDGVPSSQNPTLAIESWINHNKVEREEFSCILQENLKEIGENVHIYLIGKEETRTHSLAVSLHCDEDDSISVSGQNSLCHQITAACKHGGDLYVVGGSIPRRMWKCNMHTMDWERCAPLPRDRLHHTMVSVSTEDAIYSLGGKTLQDTLSNAVIFYTVKDNMWTETSQLDTAVSGAAGVNLGGTIYLLGGEENDMDFFTKPSRLIQCFDTASQKCQIKPYMLPFAGCMHAAVHMDVIFIVAEGDSLVCYNPLLESFTRLRFPEVWSCVPSLWKVASCNGCIYVFRDKCKKGDANTLKFNPATSVVSVIRGIKILLTNWQFVLA; translated from the exons ATGGATTCAAGCGAGGACGGGGGCCTCAGTGTTGGGGGCTCAGTGGGAGAGGAGAACTACTTCCTTGGATACACCTTCACCGACCGCTCCCACTCCAGCCGTGTGGTGAAGAGCATCATGGATCTTTGTCTGGAGGATGGCTTGTTTGCTGATGTCACCATCACCGTGGACAGCAAAGAGTTTCACCTGCACAGGCTTGTGCTCTCTGCACAGAGCAGTTTCTTTCGCTCCATGTTCACCTCCAACCTCAAAGAGTCCCACAACCGTTCTATTGAGCTGAAGGATGTCGGTGCCACTGTCTTTCAGCTGCTGGTTGACTATATCTATCACGGTACGATTAAACTGAGGGTGGACGATCTGCAGGACACCTATGAGATGGCAGATATGTACCAGCTGACTGCGCTCTTTGAGGAATGCTCCCGTTTCCTCTCAAGGACAGTCGAGGTCAAGAACTGCCTCCAG GTGATGTGGCTCGCGGACAGACACAGTGACCAGGAGTTGTATACTGCAGCTAAGCATTGTGCTAAAATCCACCTTACCCAGCTGCATCAGACTGAAGAATTTCAGAacctgcctctctgtctgctcttgGACATCATCAAAG ATGGAGTTCCGAGCTCCCAGAATCCAACCTTGGCCATCGAGTCATGGATAAACCACAACAAGGTGGAAAGAGAAGAGTTTTCTTGTATCCTTCAAGAAAATCTGAAG GAAATAGGTGAGAACGTCCACATTTACCTGATTGGTAAAGAAGAGACGAGGACTCATTCCCTGGCTGTGTCACTTCACTGTGATGAGGACGATTCCATCAGCGTGAGTGGACAGAACAGTTTGTGTCATCAAATTACTGCGGCCTGTAAACATGGAGGTGACCTGTATGTGGTTGGGGGGTCCATCCCTCGCCGCATGTGGAAGTGCAACATGCACACCATGGACTGGGAGCGCTGCGCCCCACTGCCCAGAGACCGCTTACACCACACCATGGTCTCTGTCTCCACAGAGGACGCTATCTACTCGCTAGGAGGCAAGACACTACAGGACACTCTTTCAAATGCTGTCATCTTCTACACAGTGAAGGACAACATGTGGACAGAAACCAGCCAGCTGGACACTGCAGTGTCAGGGGCTGCTGGGGTTAACTTGGGAGGTACTATCTATCTGCTCGGAGGGGAAGAGAATGACATGGACTTCTTCACGAAGCCATCTCGACTTATTCAGTGCTTTGACACTGCCTCTCAGAAGTGTCAGATCAAACCTTACATGCTGCCGTTCGCTGGCTGCATGCACGCTGCGGTTCACATGGATGTTATCTTCATCGTGGCAGAGGGAGACTCCCTGGTGTGCTACAACCCTCTGCTGGAGAGCTTCACCCGCCTGCGCTTCCCAGAAGTGTGGAGCTGCGTTCCTTCATTGTGGAAGGTGGCCAGCTGTAATGGCTGCATTTACGTCTTCAGGGACAAATGTAAGAAAGGGGACGCAAACACATTGAAGTTTAACCCAGCTACATCTGTGGTCTCTGTCATCAGAGGGATAAAGATCCTCCTCACAAACTGGCAGTTTGTTCTGGCCTGA